A single Pseudomonas brassicacearum DNA region contains:
- a CDS encoding HDOD domain-containing protein, which yields MSDLADKVQRDLVQAIDNDDLVLPTLPEVALQIRRAAEDPEISVSNLSKVIGRDTALSARLIKVVNSPLLRATQEVTDLHTAITRLGVNYSSNLAIGLVMEQIFHARSEVVELKMREVWRKSLEIAGVSYALCRGYTQLKPDQAALGGLVHQIGVLPILTYAQDNNELLSDPVSLNHVIETIHPVLGDKLLSVWEFPERLVKLPGLYLDFTRDSTQIDYVDLVQVAALYCYKDTDHPLSKIDVFGVPAFKKLGIDPENKARCADIEEARSMFY from the coding sequence ATGAGCGATTTGGCGGATAAGGTCCAACGGGATTTGGTGCAGGCCATCGATAACGATGACTTGGTTCTGCCAACATTACCGGAAGTGGCCCTGCAGATTCGCCGGGCCGCCGAAGACCCGGAAATCAGCGTCAGCAACCTGAGCAAAGTGATCGGTCGCGATACGGCCCTCTCGGCACGCCTGATAAAAGTGGTCAACAGCCCGTTGTTGCGCGCCACCCAGGAAGTCACCGACTTGCACACGGCCATCACCCGACTGGGCGTCAACTACAGCAGCAACCTGGCCATCGGCCTGGTCATGGAGCAGATTTTCCACGCCCGCTCCGAGGTGGTGGAATTGAAGATGCGCGAAGTCTGGCGCAAGAGCCTGGAGATCGCCGGCGTCAGCTATGCACTGTGTCGCGGTTATACCCAACTCAAGCCCGACCAGGCCGCGCTGGGTGGGCTGGTGCACCAGATCGGCGTGCTGCCGATCCTGACCTATGCACAAGACAACAATGAACTGCTGTCGGACCCGGTCAGCCTCAACCATGTCATCGAAACGATTCACCCGGTGCTGGGGGACAAATTACTCAGTGTCTGGGAGTTTCCGGAGCGATTGGTGAAACTGCCAGGGCTGTATCTGGATTTCACCCGGGACTCCACGCAAATCGATTATGTCGACCTGGTGCAGGTCGCAGCGCTGTATTGCTACAAGGACACCGATCATCCCCTGAGCAAGATTGACGTGTTTGGGGTTCCGGCCTTCAAGAAACTGGGCATCGACCCGGAGAACAAGGCCCGGTGTGCGGATATCGAAGAAGCGCGGTCGATGTTCTATTAA